One segment of Hydrogenobacter sp. DNA contains the following:
- the rny gene encoding ribonuclease Y, translating into MEEARFEVLRRAEEEAKIESMKVIKRIEEEAKEKAEFEAKRIITTAIQRISPEIAINYTTSTVELPSNEFKGRIIGREGRNIRTFELLTGVDLIIDDTPDVVTISSFDPLRREIAKEALQILIEDGRIHPARIEEVVNQVKKEIDEKIRKMGEETCMELGLYDINQGLYYYIGKLYFRTSYSQNVLLHSKEVAYIAGLMAEELGLDAKMARRAGLLHDIGKSISHELGGSHTDIGIDLCKKYGEPDPVLNAIKAHHNEEPVRYPEVALVCAADALSAARPGARRESLETYLRRLEKLESIVKSFKGVANAYAVQAGREVRIIVSPEEVSDEEAYMLSKEIARKIEEEMEYPGQIKVVVIRETRHVEYAK; encoded by the coding sequence GTATGGAGGAAGCCAGATTTGAAGTTTTGAGAAGGGCGGAAGAAGAAGCCAAAATAGAGAGCATGAAGGTGATCAAACGCATAGAGGAGGAGGCAAAGGAGAAAGCCGAGTTTGAAGCCAAGAGGATCATAACTACGGCTATTCAGAGAATATCGCCGGAGATAGCAATAAACTACACAACAAGTACGGTAGAACTGCCAAGCAATGAATTTAAAGGCAGGATCATAGGAAGGGAAGGTAGAAATATAAGAACTTTTGAGCTTTTAACAGGGGTTGACCTTATCATAGATGACACTCCTGATGTGGTGACGATATCCTCCTTTGATCCTCTCAGAAGGGAGATCGCCAAGGAGGCTCTCCAGATCCTTATAGAGGACGGTAGAATACATCCCGCGCGTATAGAGGAGGTTGTCAATCAGGTTAAGAAGGAGATTGATGAAAAGATAAGGAAGATGGGAGAAGAAACCTGCATGGAGCTTGGACTTTACGATATAAACCAGGGGCTATACTACTATATAGGCAAACTCTACTTTAGAACGAGTTACTCACAAAATGTCCTCTTACATTCAAAAGAAGTGGCATACATAGCTGGACTTATGGCTGAAGAGCTTGGACTTGATGCGAAAATGGCAAGGAGGGCAGGGCTTCTTCACGATATAGGCAAGTCCATATCTCACGAACTTGGCGGATCTCACACGGACATAGGCATAGATCTGTGTAAAAAGTATGGAGAACCGGATCCTGTTTTAAACGCCATAAAAGCTCATCACAACGAAGAACCCGTAAGATATCCGGAAGTTGCACTTGTGTGCGCAGCGGACGCCTTATCGGCTGCAAGACCGGGAGCAAGAAGGGAAAGTCTTGAGACATACCTCAGAAGGCTTGAAAAACTGGAAAGCATAGTCAAATCCTTTAAAGGAGTGGCAAATGCTTACGCTGTTCAGGCAGGGAGAGAGGTTAGGATCATAGTGAGTCCCGAAGAAGTAAGTGATGAGGAAGCATACATGCTCTCAAAAGAGATAGCCAGAAAGATAGAAGAGGAGATGGAGTATCCCGGACAGATAAAGGTAGTTGTTATAAGGGAGACCAGACATGTGGAATACGCAAAATGA